Part of the Quercus lobata isolate SW786 chromosome 6, ValleyOak3.0 Primary Assembly, whole genome shotgun sequence genome, aataaataaaaacattttgaaGTCCTCTCTTCCccccgagagagagagagagagagagagagagagagagagagatagaaaaagGACGGGGGAGGAATGAGTGTAATATGAAACTAGTGGTAGAACATTTCAAATTTGCTTATTGTTTATACATGGTAAATAATTGCAGAAAAAAAGTCCACTTATACTCGAGAAAGATAAGATTGATTATATCGTGTAACTGTAACGCTGTAAATAGGAAAGACCTCTTTTGGTGTTTTCAAAGATATGGCTTCTAGATTCTagttatgtgtatatatatatatatatatatatatatatatataactcaaaGGTATTACTACCAGTGTAATCTGACCAGGCTGGACACAAAGGCCTCCAGTTCAAGTTTGAATAATCTTCTATTGTAAGATCAACATGATTTGGGAGATTGAGTGCCcatattccccccccccccccccaaaaaaaaaaaggaagaaaaagaaaaactgctGCACTGGACATGCTCCATACTAACAGCACATCATCCAATTTGGCTGGACTGGATTTCGTCACAATATCTTACCTGAGTTGCAGGGATGTTCATCCTGGCAGAATTATCTAGCCCCAGCACATCTTGTATAGGTATGATTGTAGTTCGGGCCACTGAAGATAACGCAGCCTGTATGAGGGCCCATGGAATATCATCTTCCTCATTAATTGAGAGATACTTTAGTACCTGagacaaaaattatattagatTAAAAATACAAGCATACCTACACCTTTGCTTATATACTGTTTCAAATTTATCATGTTAATACACACATTGGACTTCTCTTCTTGCTTCAAAATGTCCCACCAGCCTCGGATCTATAATACAAAAAAACATCTATTAGTACGCTCTGTCTAAATTTTCAAGTCAGGATTAAAGAATCGGAACAAAGGTCTCAACAATTATGTAAGTGCAAATCAGTGTTATATCAGATCATGTTACATTTTCCCATCATTCCCCAAATTAATAAGATAAATTGACCAACATATTGAAGTAAGTCCATGGCATGGAGGAATTTTACCGTGTCATTATCGTGAGTTCCAGTATACACAAATTGATTGTGTTCATGATTATGAGGCAAGTGAGGGTTATCAGCATCACTTCCAAAACCTggacaagaaaaaaagaaaatggacaACATAACATCGTGTAAAATTCAAGGTATGCCTCAAAAATGACCATTTAAAAGACAGTAATATATAGCTACCAAACTGGAGGACAGCCATTCCAGGTGCCCCAATGGATTTCCTAAGCTGGACTACATCCTCTGTGATAACTCCCTGTCATGTGACAGCACAATAGATACGAACATATcaagcaaaaaacaaagaatatgTGCTAAATGACAAAAGATTCATTAGAATACAATAGACATCAATGACCATAACatttcttttgggttttttgggctaAATGATCTCCAAGGCCCTTGAGCACTTGATAGTCCCCAGGCACAAGTAGATTTGCCGCACACCAAGAAATTGCCACAAAGTTTTAATATGGTAGAAAAAACGTTGAATTAAACCAATCTTGGACCCCTCCAAAAAGCTAACATGCTTGCAATACCCCAACaaaataacaagaataaaaTTACATCTGGTAAGTAGCATTTTACTGAAGTCAACAGGCTATCATATCAATGACCATGAGTTATTACAAATCTGTGAATCCACATTACGAGTGTTTCAAACTTTAGTAATTGTTTGCAAGTAATACAATGCCAAAAGAGCTATTGGATCATATATATCTAGACAAAGGGTGAAAATGGTGACaaattaagggttttttttttttttttttttgggtattataGCTGATAAAACGTACCAAATCTTCTGCTATTATATTCATCTTCCCAACTGCTCCAGAGATGGCATCGAATAAGGATTTTCCAGGTCCTGCCTACCCTCACAAAATAACATATGGAGTGAATAAAGGGGTAGCTGGAGAAAAATTATAGTGTGATCTGAATTACAGAAACTGACCTTCCATCTTCCAATCATTGCAACCTTTGCTTCTGCGAAATCATGTAATACATCAGTGCTTGCACAAGCAACAAAAAAACAGCATAATACAAAATCTAAATTATCTCACCGGAAGAGACAGCCCAAAAGCCAGCAAATCCTCTGAAGTGGTCTATTCTGAATTCATCATATATATCTTGTGCACGACGTAAGCGGCGTATCCACCATGAAAATCCATCTTTCTCCATGGCTTTCCAATCATACAGAGGGCTTTTAAATCAGAAGTGAAGTAAATTAATGAGCTGGAAAATATAGAAAACCAATTACAAAGAGATTTGAGTCATGTAAGAGTAAACATGAGCTATGCTACGAACAAAGGTTTGAAGTTCTAAgtatcaaaataaaacaaagcgTACAGTTAAATACAAATTGGTTGCATACAACTAGTATTGCATGAgacccacacacaaaaaataaaaaaaataactgaaaCTTCAGCTCATATGGACAGAAGGTAGCCAAACTCACTCTTGTATGATTGACAAACCAAAACAAGCCCACAGCCATTGCTGTACATTTGGACTAAGGATACAATGTTTCAGTTACAATACCCAGTAAATTTCCTAGTGCTCAGCAACCAATTAGACACAACATGATCTAGGTagttaaatgaaaattttcactgCCCAAGTCCTCCAACAGCCACTCCTCCCCAcaccccacaccccccccccccccccgcgggcccaaaaaaaaaaaagggaaaaaccccccgaaaaaagaagaacaaagaaagaaagtaatggaaaaaagacacaaaaaaaaagggacaagaAAGCATCATTATTCCTCTGGACAATTACTCTGGCCTtcaatatatgtatatagatgtctttgaaattctaataaaatatttatatttgcttGGAAGGGTATAGTGTAGTACAAACCTGCCCCACAGCTGACCAGTTTCACTGAATGCATCAGGGGGAACACCACTAACTAGAAGAGGAAAACCATTCCTGTTCTGctagagaaaataaataattagtaCTTTGCACCATAATATGATGCTTCCAGAGTATGTTTCAATTATTAGCAATTCTCATGATTCACTACAGAACTACTCACTAGCAAAAAATGTTTCCTATTTGCCCAAACATCAGCACTGTGGTAACCTACATAAATGGGCATGTCGCCCATTATGCTGATGCCTTTCGTCTGTGCATACTTGCGAACTTTCTGCCATTGCCTTTGGAATAAGAACTGTTGTGCTATGAATTTATCTATCTGAACAAGTAAAAAACATAACTTGGTAATCTTGGTGGTTTTTAGCATCATGGAAGATGATGTGAGAAACTACAAGCCCATAATACAACCAAAAAGCTTATCCAGATCTTACAAAATCCTTTTTGCTTTGAAAAATGTCTTCCAAAGCTGCAAGATGGCGATTTTTTATAGGTTCAGGCCAATCATACCAACTGAAAGTATTTAAGCTGTCGTCAATAGCTGCAAAATAAGCTGCATCTTCAAGCCAGCCTAccaaatggaaaaaatgagaaatacaTAAGGCATCTAGTGATCCAGGTCCGCAAAGTACAAAACTGCACTCAAAGGCTAATTCAACCAGATACTATAAATTATCTGCACATCTGGATAGGAATTGGGAagtgaaatttttatttgaaatgaaAGAAGTGCAAGTGCATGAGTTAACAAATCATAAAATCTTTCACAAACTAAACAGCAAGCAAAATGATTAATTCATTATTCTTTCTGTTTATTTTGGACGGTTACCAACATCATAAAGTCAATGCAACAGTATTAAATAAGGCCCAGGTACATCATGTAACATGTAAGAAAAAATTCCTTTAAGATGATTCTAGATAGGAAATTTATGGAATAGATTTTGTGAAGCCAACCTCCAAATAGAAATAGGGTTTGTTATAAATTTATCCAATGTAGGTGGATTGCTTGTTCAAGttataagaagaaaagagtGCCATCTTCTAGTgtatagtatttatttttaccAAGGACAGTTTGGGTGGTAGAACTAAGGCAAGTGTAGGACAGCATCTTTTGAACCCTACAACACTTTCAACTGTTtgctaaattaataaaatctaacAGGCCACTGGTTATTTAGCTCCTGCATCATACATTTATGTGGCATACAAGATACACATATTTGTAGACTGACATTCAGGCTCATTTTttagaacaaaatttaaatccCATCAGACGCGCAAAATTCATTTGGTTATGCCTTTGCCTCTCTACTTTCTATATTTTCTAATGCAATGATGGAGATGGAAATGGAGTACTTGAGATCAGtggaattaaataaataaataaataaaaactctacCTGATTAAGACTCAATTACATTATTATTGGAAAATCTCCACCTGTTACTTAAGTTCTTTAGTTaaacctaaattttaaaatatgtacaaatagtatttttaaatttaacacGAAGAAATTAGGAAGTCCTTGCATGTGATCTAGAAAGTGCAACAAAAATATACAACTTACCATAAAAATAATCCCcgtccccccaccccccaacccaacaaaaaaaaaaaaaaaagatgcgtCATTTCAATTGGCCTTCTATATATTTCAACTTTCATCAATGACAATGTTAGCCATGGTTCTAAATATAATTCAAcacaattatttattataaagaTGAGATAAAATATGTCAAGAACATCATTTGCCACCAAATCTTTCCATTCACAAGACCTAGAATTTCTCTAACCACCAATGTAGATGGAGGCTGATGAGCTTTAACCATTTTAGAAAACAGTTGCAAGAGATAATTAacaaactaaaaagtaaaaaaatctcACTAGAGATATTAGGATCTCTACGGAAAGCTTCAAGTTGACTCTTAAGCTCCCCTTCACTCAAAATGAGCCTCTCTGCAGcctaagaagagacaaaaataagaagaatttgATGTAAAATGAAAGCAAGATACTGAGGAATAGAATAGTTATGCAGTATTATTTAAGTAAGCAGCAAGTTTACAAACAGAGACTCAAGTTTagtgaattatttttcttttctgtttcttctattatattttctttccttctttttatatttatatatatatatatatatatatatttttgtgcaCAGTTTTCTGCAGCCTAAGAAgagaccaaaaaataaagaccCAATCCAAGAAgcagaaaattattaaatgtaCAAGTAAATTTGACAGACAAGGTACTCACTACCACCAATTTCTTGCCCTTTTTATGTCACAATTTCTTAGCATAACAAGCATACAGGCAGATATGTCATTGCACATAAATTTTGAACAATAGAAACAAGGTAATTGTTATGTTGTATGTAGTCTTCAAATTTAAATAGCAGTGTGATGGTGCAGTGCAGTTTTGATGCATTATAATGGTAGGCATGAGGGTAGTATGGTAGTGGTGGTAATGCAGGAAGTAGTTGCAGTAGCAGCTAGGTAGTAATGGTGATGGTGCAGCAGTGGTAATTCTGCTTAGactaatatttttagcaaaccTTTGTAAGGTAACACAAGCAATTAGATACACGTGACACACATAATTGGTTCTCAATATCAAGGGATTCTTACTAGTGTAGGGTCTAGGCTTAACTCACTGAATCAACAAGATTTTTAACCAATatgacaaaataaaaggaaaaattagcACTTTATGCTGCTTATAGATTGTGTACCTTAGCTATCAAAGGATCCTTTAGGTCAGCAACAGCTGAGTAGTTCACACGGTCAGTGTCACTGCATGAACAACAAAGcagtaataagtaataacacaGAGACATAAATGAAGAACCATAGCTTAATGTCTTGGTGCAGTCATAAGTTCAAAGTCCTCACACTGGTTTTGGTAGCTCCTCCTTCATCAACAGACCATCCTTAACAAGCTCTTCGAGAGATATTAGCAGAGTATTACCACAATTTGCATCCTGAAAGTAATCATGTCAAGGATAACTGCCTACAATTAAAATgacacttaaaaaataaaattggaactAGATATGCTAACACGTATAAATTGAGAGTCAAATAAGGTGGATCATATAATTTCTACACAATATGCATGTAATCATGTCATACTTAGATACAGGATCTAGCACCCAACATGGTGGAACCTAAGCTGGATATCTAATAAGCCACAACAAACCCAACTAGTTGATCACTattatttgtttaccttttcttttttaattatcaatATAACTACAAGCTCATTCCATTCCTTTGTGATTCATCCAAAAACTCAAGACAAAGCATCCAGAAGTTTAGAAACAATATGCAACAAATTAAGGTCAACACGGAGGCACATAGAGTGGCTAAATGCTTATCCAGTTTTAGCCGCTCCTAGAAGTAATAAGGACCAGTATATTACAAAccaaaataatactaatattaataacaataaataattgataataTGAGCTAATCCAATGCTAAGCACACTAGAGCGATCCTATTTTCTAAGGGATGATTTCCAAGAAGCTTTTattctcaattaaaatttgatttattgCACAATAcattcaaatttctcaaaagCCACCTCCtcccacaaaagaaaaaaaagaaatggaaatacAATAAAGAGATAACATATCAGAATGAAGAGTGTCACCTGGCCCGAGTAGGGTGACCCTTCTTCATTAGCCTTCCTCCCAGGAGGAACAAGCGGAAGAACCtgcacaaataaaattatattcaacAGAAATTCATTTCCGCATGACGTTTGGTCATTACCATAAGGCCAACACACCAATGGATTTCTTTGTGGTGTTGGTGTAGGCGGGATTCAACCTCAGGTCCCTTATTCAATGACATTAGAGCTAATTGAAACCTTAGACACTGgcacaaataaatttaaagtgGTTGtaattgttttctaattttcatatgcgtaaatgcaaaattaacgCACAGAAACAACCAGCAGAGAGTATTGAATAATTACAGGTTTTATTACAAATTGTTTATCAAATAAGTGTGGCAATGACTGTGTCTGTGATTCTGTGTAATTGTTAGTTTGTATTGCACTATCATCACTCTTTTCCTTTCAATAAATTTGATCAGGCACGGAGTGAAAGCATAAAGAACCAAGAAGAAGCAAATGCAACTATCTGTGAATTCAAAACAAAACGGAAGAGCGGGACCTGCCAGACGGAGCAGCCAGCTTGGTGAAGCCAGTCGATGAACCGAAACGCCTCGTCGCCGAGATCGCCGATCCCGTGAGGTCCTCTAAACGACGTCGGATGGAGCAACACTCCGGCTCTTCTTCGATTTTCCGGATCCGGCTTCGGGAACCACTCTCCGTAATCGTCTGGTAAGTCTTCGCCGACTGCGGCGGAGAGAGAAGAAACGCTGCCGTTACGGAAGTGACAAGAGAATGGAGAAGAGGTggttggtttggttttgaaggAGAGTAAAGCGGTTGCGGTGGGAACTGAGGAGAGTAGTGAAGAGTAACTGTAGAGCTTTGGACTTGGAGAGGGAAGGGAGTgcgagagtgagagtgagagatagCTAGAGATCGCCATGACTGAGACTCAGAGAGATTGAGAGACTGGAATTTAGTAATGGCGGTTTGGAATTTGGATTTAGCTTTGGaagattgaattgaatttaaCAGTAAAGAAACAGAGTGCTATGCGAGCAGAGGATAATACATGTGACGAGTGACGTAACGAGAGAGGGAGAGTGAATCAGAATCAGATGTGATTATATTGACCATCACGCTCCACGTGGCATGGAGTGACTGCTCTTAACTTCTCCCATGTCTGACTCGCTTGCTTGCTTTGGTATGTGTGGAGCTTCACAGATTTCCCATATTGGAATTAATAAATAACTACACTGACCGACGCccgcactttttttttttttttgagaatgccGACGCCCACACTTGACATAGATATTTCATAACCATGAACATGTTGCATGCTGAATATTTAACGCAGAAATAATTAGACCCATGACTCTCGCCACCACTTTATCCTAATTTATCTATTTGGCATGTTGCGGGTGATATAgatgagaaattattatttatattagaaaGATTATTGACGTGGTTCTCCTTAACCAATGAAATGATGTCATTTATGTAAATATATGTATGAACTTCCTAATCAGtacaatgaataaaaaataaaattactagatgatgtcacatttgcataaataacaGTATTTTATTGGTTGAGAGATCAAAGAGTATCACATTAGCAATCCTTCTGGTGGACCTAATACTTTCTTAGTATAGACGTATATGGACTCACCACTCATAACTTGCCACATGAGTGAGTTGTGATAAAAGTTATGATGttaacatttttctatttcataCTCACTCTTATGTACTCACCCCACTTAGGCCTGTCCAAGGGTCGGTTTTGGACCCAACCCAGACTCAACCCATCGGCGCTGGATGGAGGAACTCGAAATCGACAGCCAGAATCAATCGCTCGAGTCTTTTTCTGGTGAAGGTGAGCGTCAGTCGGTTCGGTCGATCAtcgaaaactaaaaaaaattcattgaaatctGCAAAAAAATCACTGGTGGGAAAATTTGCAAAAATCTGGAAAAAGTCATCGAAATATGCATTTTATCGCTGTAATCTGCATTTGTTTCA contains:
- the LOC115995155 gene encoding 4-alpha-glucanotransferase, chloroplastic/amyloplastic isoform X2; protein product: MAISSYLSLSLSHSLPSPSPKLYSYSSLLSSVPTATALLSFKTKPTTSSPFSCHFRNGSVSSLSAAVGEDLPDDYGEWFPKPDPENRRRAGVLLHPTSFRGPHGIGDLGDEAFRFIDWLHQAGCSVWQVLPLVPPGRKANEEGSPYSGQDANCGNTLLISLEELVKDGLLMKEELPKPVDTDRVNYSAVADLKDPLIAKAAERLILSEGELKSQLEAFRRDPNISSWLEDAAYFAAIDDSLNTFSWYDWPEPIKNRHLAALEDIFQSKKDFIDKFIAQQFLFQRQWQKVRKYAQTKGISIMGDMPIYVGYHSADVWANRKHFLLNRNGFPLLVSGVPPDAFSETGQLWGSPLYDWKAMEKDGFSWWIRRLRRAQDIYDEFRIDHFRGFAGFWAVSSEAKVAMIGRWKAGPGKSLFDAISGAVGKMNIIAEDLGVITEDVVQLRKSIGAPGMAVLQFGFGSDADNPHLPHNHEHNQFVYTGTHDNDTIRGWWDILKQEEKSNVLKYLSINEEDDIPWALIQAALSSVARTTIIPIQDVLGLDNSARMNIPATQFGNWGWRMSSSMSFDSLEPEATKLRNMLSMYGRL
- the LOC115995155 gene encoding 4-alpha-glucanotransferase, chloroplastic/amyloplastic isoform X1, with the protein product MAISSYLSLSLSHSLPSPSPKLYSYSSLLSSVPTATALLSFKTKPTTSSPFSCHFRNGSVSSLSAAVGEDLPDDYGEWFPKPDPENRRRAGVLLHPTSFRGPHGIGDLGDEAFRFIDWLHQAGCSVWQVLPLVPPGRKANEEGSPYSGQDANCGNTLLISLEELVKDGLLMKEELPKPVDTDRVNYSAVADLKDPLIAKAAERLILSEGELKSQLEAFRRDPNISSWLEDAAYFAAIDDSLNTFSWYDWPEPIKNRHLAALEDIFQSKKDFIDKFIAQQFLFQRQWQKVRKYAQTKGISIMGDMPIYVGYHSADVWANRKHFLLQNRNGFPLLVSGVPPDAFSETGQLWGSPLYDWKAMEKDGFSWWIRRLRRAQDIYDEFRIDHFRGFAGFWAVSSEAKVAMIGRWKAGPGKSLFDAISGAVGKMNIIAEDLGVITEDVVQLRKSIGAPGMAVLQFGFGSDADNPHLPHNHEHNQFVYTGTHDNDTIRGWWDILKQEEKSNVLKYLSINEEDDIPWALIQAALSSVARTTIIPIQDVLGLDNSARMNIPATQFGNWGWRMSSSMSFDSLEPEATKLRNMLSMYGRL